One part of the Eriocheir sinensis breed Jianghai 21 chromosome 6, ASM2467909v1, whole genome shotgun sequence genome encodes these proteins:
- the LOC126987165 gene encoding uncharacterized protein LOC126987165 isoform X7, translating to MWYWCAGYPFTGSLVTYTPRSFSASVVDSGVFPMWYWCAGYPFTGSLVTYTPRSFSASVVDSGVFPMWYWCAGYSFTGSLVTYTPRSFSASVVDSGVFPMWYWCAGYPFTGSLVTYTPRSFSASVVDSGVFPMWYWCAGYPFTGSLVTYTPRSFSVSVVDSGVFPMWYWCVGYPFTGSLVTYTPRSFSASVVDSGVFPMWYWCAGYPFTGSLETYTPRSFSASVVDSGVFPMWYWCAGYPFTGSLETYTPRSFSASVVDSGVFPMWYWCAGYPFTGSLVTYTPRSFSVSVVDSGVFPMWYWCAGYPFTGSLVTYTPRSFSASVVDSGVFPMWYWCAGYPFTGSLETYTPRSFSASVVDSGVFPMWYWCAGYPLPMCRTLYSSFTEL from the exons atgtggtattggtgtgctggatatcccttcactggtagcctggtaacatacactcccaggtctttctctgcctctgtggtggatagtggagtgtttcccatgtggtattggtgtgctggatatcccttcactggtagcctggtaacatacactcccaggtctttctctgcctctgtggtggatagtggagtgtttcccatgtggtattggtgtgctggatattccttcactggtagcctggtaacatacactcccaggtctttctctgcctctgtggtggatagtggagtgtttcccatgtggtattggtgtgctggatatcccttcactggtagcctggtaacatacactcccaggtctttctctgcctctgtggtggatagtggagtgtttcccatgtggtattggtgtgctggatatcccttcactggtagcctggtaacatacactcccag gtctttctctgtctctgtggtggatagtggagtgtttcccatgtggtattggtgtgttggatatcccttcactggtagcctggtaacatacactcccaggtctttctctgcctctgtggtggatagtggagtgtttcccatgtggtattggtgtgctggatatcccttcactggtagcctggaaacatacactcccaggtctttctctgcctctgtggtggatagtggagtgtttcccatgtggtattggtgtgctggatatcccttcactggtagcctggaaacatacactcccaggtctttctctgcctctgtggtggatagtggagtgtttcccatgtggtattggtgtgctggatatcccttcactggtagcctggtaacatacactcccaggtctttctctgtctctgtggtggatagtggagtgtttcccatgtggtattggtgtgctggatatcccttcactggtagcctggtaacatacactcccaggtctttctctgcctctgtggtggatagtggagtgtttcccatgtggtattggtgtgctggatatcccttcactggtagcctggaaacatacactcccaggtctttctctgcctctgtggtggatagtggagtgtttcccatgtggtattggtgtgctggatatcccctcccaatgtgcaggactttatattcttccttcactgaattgtag